Proteins found in one Streptomyces sp. NBC_00461 genomic segment:
- a CDS encoding sugar ABC transporter substrate-binding protein produces the protein MHSSSRQRRLTVAALTALAVAAGATACSSGSGSADTKGAGSGTYTIWDPYPQFDKTSSWAQVLDTCGKGAAVKIKRTAFDTSDLTNKTLLAAQQGNSPDVLIVDNPVVSTLAEAGVLTTTDDNKIDTSKVDPNLLAAGQSGGKTYGTPIGANTLALYYNKKVLKAAGVDIASVKDWKSLTAALAKVKQAGKKGITFSAIGTEEGSFQFLPWFWGSGAKLTKLDSPQGVSALSLWKNWLKQGYAPNSVINNTQTTSWQEFASGDYAFAENGTWQLAAADKGGLDYGVLPIPAAAGGNASAPTGGEFVTVPVQKDTGRYTTSQKLVSCLTGDENLNFTDKTLSYVAPTGTVQAKQKAANAELTPWIEAVKAAKGRTSDDLGTKYPKISEQMWKAVQSALSGSQSPKDAMVAAQAAAAK, from the coding sequence ATGCACAGCTCTTCCAGACAGCGCCGTCTGACCGTCGCGGCCCTGACCGCTCTGGCCGTGGCCGCCGGTGCCACCGCCTGCTCCTCCGGCTCTGGCAGCGCGGACACCAAGGGCGCCGGCAGCGGCACGTACACCATCTGGGACCCCTACCCGCAGTTCGACAAGACCTCGTCCTGGGCCCAGGTGCTGGACACCTGCGGCAAGGGCGCCGCCGTGAAGATCAAGCGGACTGCGTTCGACACCAGTGACCTGACGAACAAGACGCTGCTCGCGGCGCAGCAGGGCAACTCCCCGGACGTACTGATCGTCGACAACCCCGTGGTGTCGACGCTGGCGGAGGCGGGCGTGCTCACCACGACCGACGACAACAAGATCGACACCTCCAAGGTCGACCCCAACCTGCTCGCCGCCGGCCAGTCGGGCGGCAAGACCTACGGCACACCGATCGGCGCCAACACCCTCGCCCTCTACTACAACAAGAAGGTCCTGAAGGCGGCCGGCGTGGACATCGCCTCGGTCAAGGACTGGAAGTCGCTGACCGCAGCGCTCGCCAAGGTCAAGCAGGCGGGGAAGAAGGGCATTACGTTCTCGGCGATCGGCACGGAGGAGGGCAGCTTCCAGTTCCTGCCCTGGTTCTGGGGCTCGGGCGCGAAGCTGACCAAGCTCGACTCGCCTCAGGGCGTCTCGGCGCTGTCGCTGTGGAAGAACTGGCTGAAGCAGGGCTACGCGCCCAACTCGGTCATCAACAACACCCAGACCACCAGCTGGCAGGAGTTCGCGAGCGGCGACTACGCGTTCGCCGAGAATGGCACCTGGCAGCTCGCAGCCGCCGACAAGGGCGGCCTCGACTACGGCGTCCTGCCCATCCCTGCCGCCGCGGGAGGCAACGCCTCCGCCCCCACCGGCGGCGAGTTCGTCACCGTCCCGGTCCAGAAGGACACCGGCCGCTACACCACCTCGCAGAAGCTGGTCTCCTGCCTGACCGGCGACGAGAACCTGAACTTCACCGACAAAACGCTGTCCTACGTGGCCCCCACCGGCACCGTCCAGGCCAAGCAGAAGGCGGCCAACGCGGAGCTGACGCCGTGGATCGAGGCGGTCAAGGCGGCCAAGGGACGCACCAGCGACGACCTCGGCACCAAGTACCCCAAGATCTCCGAGCAGATGTGGAAGGCCGTCCAGTCCGCCCTCAGCGGGTCCCAGTCACCCAAGGACGCGATGGTCGCGGCCCAGGCCGCCGCCGCCAAGTAG
- a CDS encoding LacI family DNA-binding transcriptional regulator, whose product MNIGEIARRAGVSRSTVSYALSGKRPVSDDTRQKIQEVIDELGYRPNASARALANGRTSTIGLVFPPAGNHYTGMQLDFIGSVVEAAAAYDYDVLLSPSGVDSDRSFQRLLGERRVDGAILMEIRLEDDRIDHLADLDFPSIAIGRTAHPESGWWVGLDHTALAAACVHHLADLGHSRIALVNRPEQLLRAGYESAHRGLEGFTKAAAERGLTVRTYCCGDDAASGQACLEQILHDDPATTGLVTLNEAALGGLYRGLAQAGRHVPRDFSVTGVVAGRWAETVTPQLTAADVPAEEMGRRAVDLLVERLGHPGAPPRHHLLAPPISLRASTGPAQATPTAGDGPATTL is encoded by the coding sequence GTGAACATCGGTGAGATCGCCCGGCGAGCCGGTGTCTCGCGCTCCACCGTCTCGTACGCGCTGAGCGGCAAGCGTCCCGTGTCGGACGACACCCGCCAGAAGATCCAGGAAGTCATCGACGAGCTGGGCTACCGGCCCAACGCCAGTGCGCGAGCCCTGGCCAACGGCCGGACCAGCACGATCGGTCTGGTCTTCCCGCCGGCCGGGAACCACTACACGGGCATGCAGCTGGACTTCATCGGCAGTGTGGTGGAGGCCGCCGCGGCCTACGACTACGACGTGCTGCTGTCCCCGAGCGGTGTGGACAGTGACCGCTCGTTCCAGCGGCTGCTGGGGGAGCGGCGGGTCGACGGGGCGATCCTGATGGAGATCAGGCTGGAGGACGACCGGATCGATCATCTGGCCGACCTGGACTTCCCCTCCATCGCCATCGGCCGCACCGCCCATCCGGAAAGCGGCTGGTGGGTCGGCCTGGACCACACCGCACTCGCCGCGGCGTGCGTGCACCACCTGGCGGACCTCGGCCACAGCCGGATCGCCCTCGTCAACCGGCCCGAGCAGCTGCTGCGGGCCGGGTACGAGTCCGCGCACCGCGGGCTGGAGGGCTTCACCAAGGCCGCGGCCGAGCGCGGGCTGACGGTGCGGACGTACTGTTGCGGGGACGACGCCGCCTCCGGCCAGGCATGCCTGGAACAGATCCTGCATGACGATCCGGCCACCACCGGCCTGGTCACGCTGAACGAGGCCGCGCTGGGCGGCCTCTACCGGGGTCTCGCCCAGGCCGGCCGGCATGTCCCGCGCGACTTCTCCGTCACCGGGGTCGTCGCCGGCCGGTGGGCGGAGACGGTGACCCCGCAGCTCACCGCGGCGGACGTACCGGCGGAGGAGATGGGCCGGCGCGCCGTCGACCTGCTGGTGGAGCGGCTCGGCCATCCCGGCGCTCCACCCCGGCACCATCTCCTGGCGCCGCCGATCTCCCTGCGGGCGAGTACAGGGCCCGCGCAAGCCACGCCCACCGCGGGCGACGGGCCCGCCACCACCCTCTGA
- a CDS encoding phosphotransferase, whose translation MLCPRIVFRVTDATRADRTDMPGSVLAELADAFGIEEVRERRYLADGLMNVNWKVDTPVGPFALKRVTDVSLDRLSRNLGVLAALAGDGIPVSAPVTTSAGSLVAEVGGGVWCLFPWAAGAHVRGIDLSLSQAASLGVQLGRLHVSLGRACGRGLLPVVPDAVTAEVTSPEQAVEKSHRLTAAVADKGTGSAFDVAAVAALDQRRELIAEHADRCPRQATPEGAHGWTHGDVQYRNLLWEGEKLAAVLDWDRVGVRPYAEEVVRTAQVQFGVDGVFDLARVSAFVGGYRSVMPLEDTALADGVRRLWWKRMTDFWQLEFHYDRGDFSCDELFTADEALLHWWSDRLDQVEDVFVAG comes from the coding sequence ATGTTGTGCCCACGTATCGTCTTCCGGGTGACTGATGCGACCCGGGCCGACCGGACTGACATGCCCGGCAGCGTCCTCGCCGAGCTGGCAGACGCCTTCGGGATCGAAGAAGTGAGGGAGCGCCGCTACCTCGCCGACGGGCTGATGAACGTGAACTGGAAGGTCGACACTCCGGTCGGGCCATTCGCTCTCAAGCGGGTCACCGACGTGTCACTTGACCGGCTGAGCCGAAACCTCGGCGTGCTTGCTGCGCTCGCCGGCGACGGCATCCCGGTCAGTGCTCCTGTCACCACCTCTGCCGGTTCACTGGTCGCGGAGGTGGGTGGCGGCGTCTGGTGCCTGTTCCCGTGGGCGGCCGGTGCTCATGTCCGGGGTATTGATCTCAGCCTGTCCCAGGCGGCATCACTGGGCGTTCAGCTGGGTCGTCTGCATGTGAGCCTGGGCCGGGCCTGTGGCCGAGGCTTGCTGCCCGTCGTGCCCGATGCGGTCACTGCGGAGGTCACGTCGCCGGAGCAGGCTGTTGAGAAGTCGCACCGCCTCACCGCGGCAGTGGCCGACAAGGGGACCGGCAGCGCCTTCGACGTGGCGGCCGTCGCCGCTCTTGATCAACGTCGGGAGCTGATCGCCGAGCACGCCGACCGCTGCCCGCGGCAGGCGACCCCTGAAGGTGCGCACGGGTGGACGCATGGTGACGTCCAGTACCGGAACCTGCTGTGGGAGGGCGAGAAGCTTGCCGCCGTCCTGGACTGGGACCGGGTCGGAGTGCGCCCGTACGCGGAAGAGGTCGTGCGGACCGCGCAGGTGCAGTTCGGGGTGGACGGGGTGTTCGACCTCGCGCGCGTCTCGGCGTTCGTCGGCGGGTACCGGTCCGTGATGCCGCTGGAGGACACTGCGCTCGCGGATGGTGTTCGCCGGCTGTGGTGGAAGCGGATGACGGACTTCTGGCAGCTGGAGTTCCACTACGACCGCGGTGACTTCTCCTGCGATGAGCTGTTCACCGCGGACGAGGCGTTGTTGCACTGGTGGTCGGACCGGCTGGATCAGGTCGAGGACGTGTTCGTCGCCGGATAG